In a genomic window of Candidatus Caldatribacterium sp.:
- a CDS encoding UPF0280 family protein, translating to MRQYVERWYRRYMRADDLVPFSVRVKESDLFILAERDLKERAEARLVKERRNLEAYIRYDPRFAASLVPVSVPSFAPPICQRMSWAAREAQVGPMAAVAGAINEAVAEELLPLSSELIIENGGDILVVSSRERVVAIYAGEDSPFSFRVGIRLPGGKVWGVATSSGKVGPSLSFGCADAVVVVSSSAALADAWATSLANRVRRREDVASVLRFARRIPSLEGVVVIFEDLLGVEGKIELEKLV from the coding sequence GTGCGCCAGTACGTTGAACGATGGTATCGAAGGTATATGCGGGCTGATGACCTCGTGCCCTTCTCGGTGAGGGTGAAAGAGAGCGATCTCTTCATCCTTGCCGAGAGGGATTTGAAGGAGAGGGCAGAGGCCCGTCTTGTGAAAGAGCGCAGGAATCTTGAGGCGTACATTCGATACGATCCTCGCTTTGCGGCATCTCTCGTCCCCGTTTCTGTTCCTTCTTTTGCTCCGCCGATATGTCAACGTATGAGCTGGGCGGCACGGGAAGCCCAAGTGGGTCCGATGGCAGCGGTGGCTGGGGCTATCAATGAAGCCGTTGCTGAAGAACTTCTTCCCTTAAGTTCTGAGCTCATCATTGAAAATGGTGGAGATATTCTTGTTGTTTCTTCGCGGGAACGAGTTGTGGCCATCTATGCAGGGGAAGATTCGCCCTTCAGCTTCAGGGTTGGTATTCGGCTTCCTGGAGGGAAGGTCTGGGGAGTGGCCACGTCTTCAGGGAAGGTTGGTCCTTCTCTGAGTTTTGGCTGCGCAGATGCAGTCGTGGTTGTATCAAGCTCGGCGGCGCTTGCCGATGCGTGGGCAACGAGTCTTGCAAACCGTGTTCGAAGACGAGAGGATGTCGCTTCGGTTTTGCGTTTTGCTCGTCGTATCCCTTCCCTCGAGGGAGTGGTGGTTATCTTCGAAGACCTTCTGGGAGTTGAGGGGAAAATCGAGCTTGAGAAGCTTGTCTAA
- a CDS encoding tetratricopeptide repeat protein, with translation MVFLLLAVLALVALYLSRIEVRDIFSPELRRLVLLAFTHLREKRFAEAVQAYNVLLELKPDYPEGYVNRGNAYFALGEVEKAIADYSKAIDLRPNFAEAYNNQGNAYLSQGRIEEALRDLSKACELNPHLAEAFFNRAMAFSEAGKPEEALEDLSKCLLLNPSDSEALYRRALLVLRYKGFDTTVPQDISKALVLKPTDPRLYMLRGTYFFQRGEHEKALEDFSKVITLQRSNVQAHYLKGLVLLELGRCEEAIGSQSDAIAIDPTFFRAYFARGLCLYRKGDYERALEDFSAVLLLRPDFFRGYLFRALTYKALGRYEEAEKDLRYLEEQGFPWKNSLREDGVEGEYLGEDVGVFEFLGSEAPVVAHGGTT, from the coding sequence GTGGTATTCCTTCTTCTTGCAGTACTTGCACTCGTGGCGCTGTATCTTTCTCGTATTGAAGTTCGGGACATCTTTTCTCCTGAACTTCGAAGGCTTGTGCTCCTTGCCTTCACCCATCTCCGGGAAAAGCGCTTTGCAGAGGCTGTTCAGGCGTACAATGTCCTTCTTGAGCTCAAACCCGATTACCCCGAGGGTTATGTGAACCGGGGGAATGCCTACTTTGCCCTCGGTGAAGTAGAGAAGGCTATTGCTGACTATTCAAAAGCCATTGATTTGCGGCCCAATTTTGCCGAAGCCTATAACAACCAGGGAAATGCTTACCTTTCCCAGGGACGGATTGAAGAGGCCCTCCGAGATCTCTCGAAGGCTTGTGAGTTAAATCCTCATCTTGCCGAAGCCTTCTTCAATCGAGCTATGGCGTTTTCTGAGGCGGGAAAACCTGAGGAAGCCCTGGAAGATCTCTCAAAATGCCTTCTCCTTAACCCTTCTGATTCTGAGGCTTTGTACCGTCGAGCCCTCCTCGTTCTGCGTTACAAAGGATTTGACACAACAGTTCCTCAGGATATCTCTAAGGCCTTGGTCTTAAAGCCTACGGATCCGAGGCTCTACATGCTCCGGGGGACGTATTTTTTCCAGAGAGGGGAACACGAGAAAGCACTTGAGGATTTCTCAAAGGTCATCACCCTGCAGCGAAGCAATGTACAAGCCCACTACCTGAAAGGCTTGGTCTTGCTCGAGCTTGGACGATGTGAGGAAGCCATAGGAAGCCAAAGCGATGCCATAGCCATTGATCCTACCTTTTTCAGGGCGTACTTTGCGCGGGGTTTGTGCTTGTACAGGAAGGGCGATTACGAGAGGGCTCTTGAGGATTTCTCAGCAGTGCTTCTTCTTCGTCCTGATTTTTTCCGAGGATATCTCTTTCGAGCGCTCACCTATAAAGCCCTGGGGCGGTATGAAGAAGCCGAAAAGGACTTGAGGTATCTTGAAGAGCAGGGTTTCCCCTGGAAGAACTCCCTTAGGGAGGACGGGGTAGAAGGGGAGTATCTTGGAGAGGACGTAGGGGTTTTCGAATTCTTAGGAAGCGAGGCCCCTGTGGTGGCGCATGGAGGAACCACGTGA
- a CDS encoding radical SAM protein: MEEPREGCCRICGVKSFLVADTLGLCRRCIVENFSQALPHIEKVHAKIRKSFGLPYPAHGGSPLCSICVHACGGETISFCGLLEGGRRWAGTAEKGLLEWYYDDLPTNCVATPFCPERKHFGYQNLAVFYAGCSFNCLFCQNWHFHTLLAERKPLVSVEELLKAVHPRVACVCFFGGDPGPQVAHALAFARRVLGRLRICWETNGAVHPEIIRIMYKFSCESGGILKVDVKAFDERIHLALTGVSNRRTLENFLWLAQESKKYDRPTVVASTLLVPGYVTGEEVERIATFIARVNPDIPYVLLGFAPNFFFDNLPTTSVNHAEEALERCKRAGLRNVSIGNRFLLSWWY, encoded by the coding sequence ATGGAGGAACCACGTGAGGGATGCTGCCGAATCTGTGGAGTAAAATCCTTCCTTGTTGCCGATACACTTGGTCTTTGCCGACGCTGCATTGTTGAGAATTTCTCGCAAGCCCTTCCCCACATCGAGAAGGTTCATGCCAAAATCCGTAAGTCCTTTGGCCTTCCGTACCCTGCCCATGGAGGTTCTCCTCTGTGCTCAATCTGTGTCCATGCCTGTGGAGGAGAAACCATAAGCTTCTGTGGGCTTCTTGAGGGAGGAAGGCGCTGGGCAGGGACAGCAGAAAAAGGCCTTCTTGAGTGGTACTACGACGATCTCCCGACAAACTGTGTGGCCACGCCCTTTTGTCCGGAGAGGAAGCATTTCGGGTACCAGAACCTTGCCGTTTTCTACGCAGGTTGCTCTTTTAACTGTCTTTTCTGCCAGAACTGGCACTTTCATACCCTCCTTGCGGAACGGAAACCCCTTGTGAGTGTGGAAGAACTCCTTAAGGCGGTCCATCCAAGGGTCGCCTGTGTGTGTTTTTTTGGAGGGGATCCTGGACCTCAAGTAGCCCATGCCCTTGCTTTTGCCCGAAGAGTTCTGGGGAGGCTGCGCATTTGCTGGGAAACCAACGGAGCTGTGCACCCCGAGATTATTCGGATCATGTACAAGTTCTCCTGCGAGAGTGGAGGAATTCTCAAGGTGGATGTAAAGGCTTTTGACGAGCGGATTCACCTTGCCCTCACCGGGGTTTCCAACCGAAGAACGCTTGAAAACTTCCTGTGGCTTGCTCAGGAGAGCAAGAAGTACGATAGACCCACTGTTGTGGCGAGCACTCTCCTTGTCCCCGGCTACGTAACTGGGGAAGAAGTCGAGAGGATTGCCACCTTTATTGCCCGTGTGAATCCAGATATCCCCTATGTCCTTTTAGGATTTGCTCCGAATTTCTTTTTTGATAATCTCCCGACAACTTCGGTCAACCACGCTGAAGAGGCACTGGAAAGATGCAAGAGAGCAGGTCTCCGAAATGTTTCCATAG
- a CDS encoding 4Fe-4S binding protein, giving the protein MNGNGKKVVLRFPQEVADRPIVCELALHFGLQFNILRASISPHREGIMVMEVIGNREKQKEGLEFLKSRGVLVEPLSQDIRMVEERCYHCGTCVGLCPTGALSMERPSFLVRYDPAKCIACELCVLACPTHAMEALI; this is encoded by the coding sequence ATGAATGGGAATGGAAAGAAAGTCGTTCTCCGGTTTCCCCAAGAAGTGGCGGACCGTCCCATTGTGTGCGAGCTTGCCCTGCACTTTGGATTACAGTTCAACATTCTGCGAGCCTCCATATCGCCGCATCGAGAGGGCATTATGGTAATGGAAGTCATTGGGAATCGGGAAAAGCAGAAGGAGGGCCTTGAGTTCTTGAAGAGCCGAGGAGTCCTCGTTGAACCCCTGAGTCAAGACATCCGCATGGTGGAGGAGCGGTGTTATCACTGTGGAACCTGTGTGGGACTCTGCCCCACCGGGGCACTCTCTATGGAGCGACCCTCTTTCCTTGTGCGGTACGATCCAGCAAAGTGCATTGCCTGTGAACTCTGTGTTCTTGCCTGTCCTACTCATGCCATGGAGGCCCTGATTTGA